One Aegilops tauschii subsp. strangulata cultivar AL8/78 chromosome 2, Aet v6.0, whole genome shotgun sequence genomic window, ATGAATCGAACTGAATAATATTAACCCCGTGTTGGATATAACTTTGTCTAACTTTAAAAGCTTTTTCTTTTTCTAGCTCTCGACGATCTTTCTTCTGACGATTTCGACCATGTTCACTACTGTGTCTACTCTAAGGATATTGAGCTTACCTACGACCAGACACGATTCTTTCTACAACGCCTTTTCGGAGATACTTTCATCCGTTGTCATCCATTTGTCCATGTCTTGACTCACACTAACACCAAAGACTACGTCATGGTTGGTTACAACTGTGCTTGTTAAAATACCAAACGTATTTTGCTCATATGTAATATAAACAATACTGACGTAATATTGCTTATATGTAAAATTATAAAGAACCTATTTATTCAAACCTAAAACAACAAAACTTCCGTTGTTCTCTTAATATGTTGTTTTATCTGTTTACACACAAACGTGAACATGCCAGGAATTATATTACTTCCAATATGGAATTTCTTAATGTTTGTGCACTCACCATATTCAGACATTCTTTTATTTATTGTCCATGTGACAAATCAACGGTTTTAATTTCTATTTAATTTCGATTTTCTTCTAGAAAATTCCGAGGAGCGTTGTCTCAACACTGAAGAGATGGGTGTACATGCCAACCAATGGCAGGGTAACCCTTGAAGCTCCTGATGAACCTACACATGTCATCACTCCTTCATCGTACTACATCTCCAAAAACGACGACAGGATGGTAATAGAGAAGTCTTctttcagagacttcatatcagCTGCATCCTTCGTTGAAAAGAACGTTGTTCTAATCACTTTCAAAGAGCGCCATGACCTTTCTGCGTCCATCATCATTCAGCGCATTATGTAGATTCCGTCGGAACCAGCACCTAAAATGGAAGCAAATAGTGTATCTCCTAGAATGTTCAACGCTCGTTTCATGATGATGCCTCCAGGAGCAAAACACTGATTACTATAAGTTTGCTAGTTAGGACGGTAGAGTAATTTAATTATTATGGACCATGTGCTTGCTTGAACTATCAGAATGATCTTTTGCAACTTATGTAGCTCTTACAGACACTCAACTTGCTGTTTCAACCATCGGAATGATCCTTTGAAACAAATGCTGTTTGAACTATCGAAATGATCCATTCGAAAAAATGTAGTTCTTATCCTTTGAAAAGTTCACAATTcaaaaaaccaaaaaacaaaTAGATTCATTTTAAAAAATCAAACGAAACAAATCAGTTTGTGATTCAAAACCTCTAGCAATGCCATGTTATCAAACTTATTCAAACCATCTAGTGAAACATATCTCAATTAAAAACCAAACAGGACTCTGTTTTCAAGTCCAAACTATATTTACTTCAACTTTTCCTAAACACACACTTGTGCACCGAATAACATAAAAACCGTGCCTCCCTAACCAAGGAAGATTATTAATTGAAAAAAACGTTTTCACAACAAAGGCACGACCATGCATCTGCTGAGTGTTCTACCGTTTACACGACTACTTTCACAGCCAAAGATGGATCACGCGGGAAGCACGCAACGAATAAAAAAATTCAATGAACAAGAAAAGTGAAAATCTTAAAAAAACAGATAAAACAAACCCCTGTTTCCGAAATTATACGCCTGGAACCGCCGCGTGACTAGCAACTTCTCCTTGGCGGTTTCCTATTTTGCACGACAAAATAACCCTTTCACTTTTTCGACTCCATTTCATCCTCTTCCTCGAAAGTTTCTCGCCGGCCGCAATTCACCACCGCATACCTCCAGCCATGGACGACGGGAAACTAACAACACTCACCGAACACATCACTACCCACGGTACAACCGTGCTCgaggtggtgtacaccaacgacccaaGGACCGTGGAGCAGATCATCAAAAAGTACGAAGAATGGCTAAAGGAGGAGAAGAACAAGTTCGTCGGCCTCGACCTCGAGTACACACGTAAGAGCGGTTACATACGACAAGGGATCGCCGTCGTCCAACTTGCCATGCGCGAGCATGTCCTTGTATACCACTACTACAGATCCGAGCGCTCCCAGGCGTTAGTTGACTTCCTGCAACGGAAAGCGGTAACTTTCACTAGCGTCGACACCAGGAATGACAAGACCATGCTTGCCCGTGCATGGATCAAAATTCCAGACGAGCACCACGTCGACATCCAGAGGCTATTCTGCATCAAGGGTGGTGGAGAAAGGGACTCCATGGCTGACCTTGCagcggccatcatcgacccctcaTACAAGAACATGAAGAAATCATTCCCAAAGGAGAAGCACCAGTTCTGGGAGTGGAAGCCACTTTGCCCAATACACCTTGAGTACGCGGCAAAGGACGGGTATGTTAGCTACGAGTTGTACCGTAGAATCCTAATCATCAAGAACGGGCTACGTCACCTGCACCAACAACCAATGAAAGAAAGACTCCGCCCACGTAAGAGCAATGACGAGGgatcttccagcggctggaagcGCCGGAAGGGAAACAGTGGTTGGTAAATTGCGAGAAAATGGATGTCTACATTAAACTAGTAGGAACTACTATTATCATAATTTAGATTGTATGAACCTATGTTGTAAATATGTTTGTTGTTGCTCAAAGATGCTGTGTGTATTGTATTACTATTTTACGTTTGAACTTTGAACACAGTGGTGTGCTGATGTACAAATGCATACTACGTTTTGCATGTCTAAATGCAATTAGTAAATTATGTCCCAGTACTGAGCAAGCATATATTGTATCCATGATTATAGAATGGGAGATATCTCGCACGATATTGTATTATAATTTTCATACTCAACCTTTACAAGATGCATCGTGCATTTACAAGAATATGTGATGATATCGTTGTAAACTTTCAGTACAATGCTTATTAAACATTGGCGTGAACAATTCATAAATATTGCAGAAGATCATTCGGTACACAGTCACAAGCGACGAGAACTTTGTTACTTTAACCACATTGAAAAAAATCCTTGCCTCCATTTCACATCAAACACCGCTCCGTCCATTCAGAACATCCTTGCTATTGCACACAGGTTCCTCTCCGTACACCAGTTCTGCACGATGCCACAAAACTAAACTACTGTGTGCAACTGACCTATGTACAAGCGTGACTCACTAAGTGTCTACTCAATCCATGCCTGTGGTGCCACGCACCCGTGACCCTAGAGACTACACACCTGTGCATCATTAACTGAGCCCCTCTCACCAGATATTCGGACCGATGCCTCTACTGTCGTACATCCGTGCCTCTAGAATCTTGACAGCAGCAAGAGGGTTCAAAACCGTGCCTCCACACAACCGTGCTTGTACTGACTGCACTTCCGTGCCTCTGTTTGCTTGATCAACGTGCCTCACATGAAACCCACAGTAACTCTACGTGCTCCGCACGCGTGATCGCCAATGCAACTTTGGTGTTGCACAGACGCGTCTCTCAGTATACCCGTACGTCCACAACCGTGCTTGTACTGACTATAATTCCATGCCTCCATTTTGCTCAATCCATGTGCCTCACATAAAACCAACAGTAACTCTACGTACTACACACACACGTGCCTCTCGCATGAAACCCATAGTATCTCGCCCATACAACTTTGGCGCTGCACACACGTACCTCTCAATATACCCGTGCCTCCTCACGACCGTGCCTGCACTGACTTCAATTCTGTGCCTTCATTTGCTTAATCCACGTGCCTCACATAAAAGAGATGCACAGCCGTGCCTCAGAGTAAACAACACACGTGCCTCTACTGTATTGATAACTATGAGCCCAATTAAATAACATCCGTCCAAAAAACATATTTAAAAGAGATGCACAGTCATACCTCTTCTACAAACATACAACAGCAATGAACACTTAGGTTCATATCGTTTCATATATCTAGATAACATTAAACCGTAGCATAATTTTTAAACAAAATCCATTTATGTTCAAAGGCTATAACTAACATCACTGCGGCAGAAGATTCAAGATAACAACAAGCCTCCCATCACGCTCTTTGAAAGTTATCAGCACCAAGCTGTTTACTTCAATAGACGATGCCTGGAGAAAATCACTGAAACCTTCCTGTTTGAACACCAATCTACTCCCCAAGCCAATGAAGTAGGAGCAAGGAGTGCTCACATATATATCATCATCACCAGATTCCAAAGTAACTTCAAGGGTAAAACGCCAGTCCTAGGAAAAGTCACAAACTCCTCACAACAATACCAGGAATAACCTAACAAAACACATCAAGCTATCAGAAATAGAACAAAAATTCAAAACTATAAATAGAAGagataataaaaataaataatcaaacagaaacaaagaaaaaatagTGGAAAAAATCTGACCATATGATGACCATTAACATTCATGGAATCAATCCTGTGAACAAAAGGACAACAGGGTATGTAGACATCATCAAAGAGTTGACACCTCATGAAATACATCTGCTGATAATTAAGAAAAACACCACGGGTGTAATAACAACTCCCAACAAGTTCCATCTCGGAGTCGCTCAAACCATCAAGAGCGACAAAATATAATTACACAGGCTCAAGGGAATagaaaaatcatcatgtgcaataaAACAAGCTAAAAACTTCCTTAAAAATAAACCTTACCAACAGACGGTAAAGGAGACAACGCATCTCCACGACCAACATGATAAAAATCAATACCAATCCATGTTCCATAATGTTCAAGCCTAATGGTCATTATATCACGAGGACGAACACCATAATCACTGACCAATCGTTCCCAGGAAGGACCATGGAATTTGCTCCTCAACCGACCATGACTAAACAGAACACCATACAAATAACCCTCATCGCACTGAAAAGCAAATTAGTATCTTCGTCACCCCTCCTTATGGCTAAAGCCCTACACTCCTCGATGTAACGAGCAAGATGAGCTCTAACACTGCACGGAACATACTGCACAACAAATCAAAACAAGGATCATAATCAAAACCTAAACAGCATGAGCAGCACCAAAAGAAATAAGCGTGTGTGCCAAAAATTGAACAATTATAAAATGATATTCTTACAACACGCCTCCAACAACGCCGATCCAGGACCACACTCAACCCATCTACAGAAGAATCAACAGAAGAACACGGGCCACCAGGCATACGGCAAAAAGGACAAGCCATAACTGCAAGGAACACAATGATTATCAAGAACTAATCCCACAAAACCCAGTTGAAACTTGACATCTGATAGTGTTGGTAGTCCCCACCCGTAACTACCCCATAAATCTCCATATCCCGAAAATATAATGGGAACAAAAAGAGAAACGAGAAAGGGAAACAGGGAACCCACGAAGGTAACCGGTAGGGAACGGCGATCACGCAAACGGGAAGCGCGGTCGACGCTAAAGAAGGACCGCCGTAAGAGCAGGCAACAAGCGCGGCGGCCGGGACAGGGGCCGTCGTAACCACGCGACAAGAGCGGCGGCCGCGACGGGCAGAGCCGACGGCAAAGAAAGAACAGTGCTCCACGACGGTTCGCCCACACCTGAGAGAAACAGATCTCAAAACAGATCAAAAGGAAAAACCAGAAAGGGAAACCGCAAACCGGAAAACACGGGAGACGTCGTGTGCGTGACAAGTGTCGCGCGCGAAGCGCCTCGGAAAAGTCTCCCGACCGCTCCGCGCATGACACTTGGCGCGCGGGGAGCGCTCCCCGACTAATCGTTGCGAGGAGTGctcctcaattagtgatttcgtCCACCTCATCCCACCACTTCTATCTTTcgcccactgatacgtctccgtcgtatctacttttccaaacacttttgaccttgttttggactctaacttgcatgatttgaatggaactaacctggactgacgctgttttcagcagactttccatggtgttatttatgtgcagaaacaaaagttctcggaatgacctgaaactccacggaacgtctatttggacataataaaaaatccttgcaaaagatgaagaccagggggcccacaccctgtccacgagggtggagggcgcgcctgcccccctagggcgcgccccctacctcgtgggccccctggagctcctccgacctcaactccaactctatatttttctttcggggagaaaaaaatcaaagagaagaattcatcgcgttttacgatatggagccgccgccaagccctaaaacctctcgggaggacTGATCTGGactccgttcggggctccggagaaggggatccgtcgccgtcgtcatcatcaaccatcctccatcaccaatttcatgatgctcaccgccgtccgtgagtaattccatcgtaggcttgctggacggtgatgggttggatgagatctatcatgtaatcgagttagttttgttagggtttgatccctagtatccactatgttctgagattgatgttgctatgactttgctatgcttaatgcttgtcactagggcccgagtgccatgattttagatctgaacttattatgttttcatgaatatgtgtgagttcttgatcctatcttgcaagcctatagtcacctactatgtgttatgatccggcaaccccgaagtgacaataatcgggaccactcccggtgatgaccgtagtttgtggagttcatgtattcactatgtgctaatgctttgttccggtactctattaaaaggaggccttaatatcccttagtttccattaggaccccgctgccatgggagggtaggacaaaagatgtcatgcaagttcttttccataagcacggatgactatattcggaatacatgcctacattacattgatgaattggaggtagttctgtgtcaccctatgttatgaccgttacatgatgaaccgcatccggcataattctccatcaccgatcgaatgcctacaagcttttcacatattgttcttcgcttatttacttttccgttgctactgttacaatcgctacaaaacaccaaaaatattacttttgctactgttacctttgttaccgttaccactactatcatattactttgctactaaatactttgctgcagatactaagttatccaggtgtggttgaattgacaactcaactgctaatacttgagaatattctttggctccccttgtgtcgaatcaataaatttgggttgaatactctaccctcgaaaactgttgcgatcccctatacttgtgtgttaacaagactattttctggcgccgttgtcggggagcatagctctattctttgagtcacttgggatttatatctgctggtcactgtgaagaacttgaaagacgctaagacaacaatttatccctcaactacgaggggaggtaaggaactgccatctagctctgcacttgattcaccttctgttttgagtaagcttgcgacacctaaacctacttctgctattcgttctgatatgtcgcatgttattgatgatgccacttctgctatgcatgatacttatgatgaaactacttctatgcttgatactattgtgccacttagtgaattttttgatgaacaaattgctagggctagagagaaagaaattattgaaactgattatattgatgaaagtgatgatgaagatttgcCTGTTATTCCtaagggttatgtttttgataaagaagcttctttagctaatttagcttgcaaagatagatatgaactcaagaggttattagctaaatggaagcagcaatctcttaatgctagaatgaaacctgaccctgcttttgctacttcacctatctgtgttcccgataaggattatgaattctctgttgatcctgatatgattactttggttgaatctgatccttttcatggctatgaatctgaaactgttgtggcacatcttactaaattaaatgatatagccgccctgttcactaatgatgagagatctcgctacttttatatccttaaaatatttccgttctcattaaagggtgatgctaagatatggtttaattatCTTGATCCTGGTTtgtgcgtagtccccaagatatgatttattacttctctgctaaatatttctctgctcataagaaacaagctgctttgagggaaatatacaattttgtgcaaattgaagaagagagtctcccacaagcttggggtggcttctcaagttacttaatgctttgcctgatcatcctcttaagaaaaatgaaatacttgatatcttttataatggactaactgatgcttccagagattacctagatagttgtgctggttctgttttcagggaaagaacaccggatgaagctgaaattctattgaataatatgttgacaaatgaaaataattggacacttccggagccagctcctgagccaactcctgagcctattcctaaaccaactccgaagaagagaggtgttctattcctcagtcctgaagatatgcaagaggcaaagaaatctatgaaagaaaagggtattaaagctgaagatgttaagaatttacctcctattgaagaaatacacggtcttaatttaccgcctattgaagaaatatgtgatcctaatccattacctattgaaaaaacacatggtcttgataacccgtcacaggtagtaaaggtaaattctctctatagatttgatgaaggtgatattcctcactataagtctgctagacaatgcttagaagagtttgataattttattgtcaaacaagaaaacttcaatgcttattttggtagacaattgaaatacaattccgataagcttgaacacttgggtgattacatggctagagttaaaggtgaacttaaactcattactaaacatgcttctatggttaccactcaagtagaacaagtacttaaggctcaaaatgatttgctcaatgaaatgaatagtaagaaaaatgattatgctgttagagtggctactagaactggtagaatgactcaggaacctttgtatcctgaaggccaccctaggagaattgaacaagattctcagagaaataatattgatgcacctagttcctctaaaaggaagaaaaagaaaaatgataggactttgcatacttctagtgaacctattgccgAACCACccgagaatccaaatgatatttctatttctgatgctgaaccacaatctggtaatgaacatgaacctagtgaaaatgttcatgatgatgttcatgatgatgctcaacctagtaatgataattatgtagaaattgaacctgttgttgatcttgataacccacaatcaaagaatcaacgttatgataagagaaactttgttgctaggaaacacggtaaagaaagggaaccttgggttcagaatcccatgccttttcctcccaaaccatccaagaaaaaggatgatgaggattttgagcgctttgctgaaatgattagacctatctttttgcgtatgcgattaactcatatgctcaaaatgaatccttatgctaagtatatgaaatatattgttacaaataaagaaagataccggaagctgagatttccaccatgcttgctaattatacttttaagggtggaataccaaagaaacttggagatccaggagtacctactataccatgctccattaaaagaaattatgttatgtgatcttggagccggtgttagtgttatgcctctctctttatatcgtagacttgatttgaataagttgacacctactgaaatatctttgcaaatggctgataaatcaactgctatacctgtcggtatttgtgaggatgtgcctgttgtagttgcaaacgttactattttaacggactttgttattcttgatattcctgacgacgatagtatgtctattattcttggaagaccctttttgaatactgcaggggctgttattgattgccacaaaggcaatgtcacttttcatgttaatggtaatgagcatacggtacactttccaaggaaacaacctcaagttcatagtatcaactctattggaaaaattccatcgattatatttggaggttttgaattccctcctcctactgtcaagaagaaatatgatattcttattattggggatgtgcatatccccgttgaggtaacatagtgttattcgaaatttctccggttacatgttagtcggaatgagtttgttaacaagacctgatcaaccttgttagtggattcttttttatgagcatgagatggatgaaactagaaggcacaaccttctgtaccctctttctactttctgttattcagttgaaataaagtaaaaatagtatttttctgtctgttttctgatttatctgtgcaatataaaaataccccgaaaataaaagttctccaaatgccctgaaattggaatatgatttttttctagaatatttgagaatatctggcactgagaacacagcaggaggggcaagcacctggccacgagggtggagggcgcgccctaccccccagggcgcgccccctacctcgtgggcccacggtggcccccctccacttattcctgcacccatacactccttcttcctcacacaaacaccaatatccagctcaagcacgagttctagctcattttgctgtgattttcgatctccttgctcaaagcacctctcacaaaactgttTGGAGAGATtcttccttggtatgtgactcctccattggtccaattagtttttgttctagtgttctattcattgcaaatttgtgctgcctaggtgaccatgttcttgagcttgcatgtcaaatttatatggttccaagtagttctaatgcttgatatagtctctaggcacttgtaggagtagttgctatcaattttgttgagcttggttcatttttgtttgaagttactaaaaatttcagaatatttcagaaaataatgaagagatttttgaggggctcatcgagccgaagctcgaaggaaaagcaaagtgaagaagcacagaggcccaaatataatttgcctcgcaccgcggaggttcggccgtgtgaatggccttccgatgatttcttgagaaaagctgggatttatgatgatttctattcattggccgagaatgctggcctcaccgacttcctccgcgaccaacgtcatcagtatctcttactcactaatacttttgtgcaaaacttctactattttcctaaagaaacacctccttcagtagagtttcatttatatgatgttgttaagaagatgccactagatgaattttgcaaggtttgcaaaatacccttcgagggtaccttagatgaaccacatcgtaaagatgtggacgggtttattgacaccattactgtgggggaaaccaggaaggtttccgatgcaagaatcactagcatacattttcctgttttacgctactttgctatatttgccagtcgttgcttaattggtcgcggaaactgtggaaaccttagtgttcctgatattatcattttgctCCATCATTTATAttccgataacactgttagtatgggcggtattattgctaaacggttgagTCTGAACCGTACTAAGgatcccatctttggaggtatttatgcttcgcgccttgctgcatattataacatacctattaggctctatgagaaagaagaaaaattgctgcccaatgcttatttagattataaaagtatggtagcacatgactttattgttaagaataaggaaggggagcttaaatacaaattgttctttgataaacatcatcctgagactattaccttgcctgctccttccttgtttaatttatctgaaggtccgtatctcgttccgtgggCGGCCGTTCAAGCCTActggaaccctacaccagcccggagtcggaaccacaatttgagccgccacgacagtctgattacttttgggatccggagatgactgccagccagtggcagtcagagtcctcttcagctcagtacgaccccagctacaactacggatatccaccaggccatccttggcaataaaccaacttaggccaaaagcctaagcttgggggagtacgtatctctcaccgacattacattcatgttcacacactcattgctagatgtcggtgctcatactctttcaatgtaatatccatgctagtttattttcctttttatgctttcttcttgcgtgtttgttaaaccttaagaaaaaccccAAAAAATTAGTGtaacttttagttagtttacttttcttgctgtagtagtaataatcaaaaagaaaacccaaaaagatttcccgttcttcttttgcttgttgggagctttcccgtgtaaatagttttatttcttttcttttctttgggggtcgtaggagaagaccatgattaaattgttgaagtggctcttatatgcattattgttgatttaaccaagagcccatatttccttgtcttctcctgtttattgaatgctcgcagattccagcttagtccaatgcacgtgcactcttattattttcacatcgttcggtcatgcaagtgaaaggcaattatgacgatatatgatggactgagtgagatgagaaaagctggtatgaactcgacctctcttgtttttgtaaatatgatgagttcatcattcctgattcagcctattatgaataaacatgtttgcaatgacaattagagatcatagttgcttatgccatgcttgattagctatgagttataatggtttaccttgcgtgccaacatgctattaaaatggttgtgatgtggtatagtgggatggtatcctcctttgaatgatttaagtgactcgacttggcacatgttcacacatgtagttgaaacaaatcaacatagccttcatgatatttatgttcatggtggattatatcctactcatgcttgcactcaatgtttattaattttaatgcatgttcatgactgttgtcgctctctagttggtcgcttcccagtcttttgctagccttcacttgtactaagcgggaatactgcttgtgcatccaatcccttaaaccccaaagttattccatatgagtccactataccttcctatatgctgtatttacctgccgtttcaagtaaatttgtatgtgccaaactctaaaccttcaaataaacattctgttttgtatgctcgaatagctcatgtatcaactagggctgcccttatcttccat contains:
- the LOC141040746 gene encoding uncharacterized protein; the encoded protein is MDDGKLTTLTEHITTHGTTVLEVVYTNDPRTVEQIIKKYEEWLKEEKNKFVGLDLEYTRKSGYIRQGIAVVQLAMREHVLVYHYYRSERSQALVDFLQRKAVTFTSVDTRNDKTMLARAWIKIPDEHHVDIQRLFCIKGGGERDSMADLAAAIIDPSYKNMKKSFPKEKHQFWEWKPLCPIHLEYAAKDGYVSYELYRRILIIKNGLRHLHQQPMKERLRPRKSNDEGSSSGWKRRKGNSGW